The segment TCGGCGTTGCGCTCGTTTGCTGGCGTCTGCCATGCACCGAGCTCTTCGATCGCAAGGTGCGGTAACGCATTAGCCACTACATCACGATGAGTAACCACTACATCGTGGGCTTCCGTTTTAGCTTTAAAATGGTTGGCTAACGCATTGGACTGGCCGTTTTCGCCTAGAATAGAAGAAGTTACAAGCAGTGCACGAATGGTCATTGAGAATTTCCTAACGTATTAGTGGGAACAATGAAAGCTATTTTACGGCGCTTTTCAATTAACAAAAGCGAAACGTTTCTCCTATCTCATTCTAAAAAATCGAATTAAAAAACAACAAAAAGCCCCGTCCTGCTGTGCTCGCAGTAACGGGGCTTTCGTCTATCACGTCAAAAAATAGCGGTTATTTCCGCTTTGGCCACGCGTTAGGGTCTACCTTGTTTGCCAATTTAGGGAATTTACTTGGATCAAATACAGGCTCTTGACCCGCTTTCAATTGAGCGTCGTAATCACGGAACAGTGCGAAGGCAATCGGCGACAGCAGCAAAATAGCCACTAAGTTAATCACTGCCATCATACCCATGGAAAGATCGGCAAAATTCCAGATAGCACCCAAGCTGGCAACCGAACCTACCATCACCATGCCCAGAACTGCCAAACGATAAATTAGTACGGCAACAGGCGCACGACGCCCTGCCAAGTACTCAATATTAGATTCACCATAAGAGTAGTTAGCGATCACCGAGGTAAACGCAAACAACAAGATCGCGACGGCAATAAACATACCGCCCCACTCACCCACATGGCTAGAGAGCGCCATTTGGGTAAGTTGAATACCGTTGTTTTCCTCGCCAGCCAGCAGCTCAGGCCCTGCCATAATGATGATAGCTGCCGTAGCAGTACAAATAACCAAGGTATCTAAGAACACGCCCAGCATTTGAATAAAGCCCTGGGCAGCGGGATGATCTGGCCGAGTGCTAGCGGTCGCGGCAGCATTCGGGGCCGACCCCATGCCTGCTTCGTTAGAAAACAGGCCTCGCTGAATACCGTTCATAATGGCTTGAGAAATGGCATAACCCATTGCACCGCCAGCCGCCTGCTCTAAGCCAAACGCACTTTTAATAATGGTCATAAAGGCAGCGGGCAAGTCGCTAATATTGAGCGCCACCACCGTTAGTGCCAACACTAAGTACAAGAGAGCCATCAGAGGCACCACTAACTCAGCTACTTTAGCAATCGACTTTAGGCCGCCAAATATAATGGGGGCAAC is part of the Halomonas sp. GT genome and harbors:
- a CDS encoding alanine/glycine:cation symporter family protein translates to MDFTLPPLLTAMVDRGNGLLWGSVLIYLLIGAGLYFTIMTRGIQVRYFGHMFKLLRSSRQSNGGISSFQALSTSLAARVGTGNLAGVAVAIYFGGPGAIFWMWMTAMVGMATSFVESTLAQAYKVDHGDNTFRGGPARYIERGLGLRWLAVLFSICLIIAFGLAFNSVQANSIAQAMEQAFAIPTWAMGLVLMAVVAPIIFGGLKSIAKVAELVVPLMALLYLVLALTVVALNISDLPAAFMTIIKSAFGLEQAAGGAMGYAISQAIMNGIQRGLFSNEAGMGSAPNAAATASTRPDHPAAQGFIQMLGVFLDTLVICTATAAIIIMAGPELLAGEENNGIQLTQMALSSHVGEWGGMFIAVAILLFAFTSVIANYSYGESNIEYLAGRRAPVAVLIYRLAVLGMVMVGSVASLGAIWNFADLSMGMMAVINLVAILLLSPIAFALFRDYDAQLKAGQEPVFDPSKFPKLANKVDPNAWPKRK